The genomic DNA ATTTTTTAAAAGTACAAAAATCAGGAATAGGGATAGATCTTTCTTTCCAGATGCTTCGTGAGGCTCAGAAAAGAATTTCAAACTCTCTTGTCTGCGGCGATGGAGAAAATCTTCCCCTTAAGAATCATTCTATAAAAAAAATCATTATTGGTTTTGGAATCAGAAATATTCCTCATGTCCCTAAAGCGCTTTCAGAGATGTATCGAGTTTTAACCCCGGGAGGGAGAATGGTCATTCTAGAATTTTCTAAACCTCGAAGACTCTTTTTCTCAAAAATTTATTTCTTTTATCTCAATAAGATTCTCCCTCGCTTGGGAGGATGGATTTCACATGACTCAGAAGCCTATCACTATCTTGCGAAAACGGTCGGGGCATTTCCAGACGGGGAGGAATTTCTAAATTTGATGAGGAAAGAAAAATTTAAAAACATCAAAATGGAACGACTTCATCTTGGAATTGCTTCTATCTACAGCGGGGAAAAATAGTCTTATTTAATCTTTTTTTCTTCATCCAAACTTAACCTTAAAAACTCTACATCCATCTTGTCACTGGGTCTTAGCGTGTTTTTCATACGAATAAGAAGAAGCTTTTTGGGAACGGGAATTTTGACACCTTCAAAAGTAATGAAATCCATATCTTGTGAAGCCTCTTGATATCCAATTCCACATGCCTTGGCCATCAAATCGATCACAAATTCATCGGCAATACGAACGATAGAATATTTGTTTACTTCGTCATTGTTCATTTCTGAAATTGCATTATCAGGAAGGATCGAAAGAGCTTTTTTAATTTTTTCAATATTTTCAGGGGAAGGGTCTACGAGTAAATCAATATCTTTGGTACCACGGACAAATCCGTAAATGATAACTGCAAATCCACCGATCAGTAAATATTTAACCCCCTGATCATTTAAAGATTTACATAGGGACACTAAATCTTCGAGTTCAGGCGCACGTGAGTAGTCACGATTGCTTTGATCATCCATTGATCAGCCTCTTCCATTGACGAGAACCGATAGACTCCCTTTGGAATTAAAGCCCCTTTTCGAAGCTTATTAATGGTTCTAAGAAGAATAGATACATCGCGGAAAAAATCCACCTTTCCAAATCTCTTCGTAATGAGCTTCATCATAATATCATTCTTTCCTAAAAAAATCCCACGAGGCAATTATATCAAACGGCATGTCATTCGCATACAAGCTTTACCACTCTTCTTCAACCTTTTTATCTTCAGCCTTTTTTTCCTCGGGATGAGCTGTGTTTGGAAGACTTGAACTGCTTTCACTTTGGACAGGTACAGAAACTGATTTTTCTTCAGTTTGAGATTTTGATTCAGACAAGGCTTGAGCTGGTTGAGAAGACTGAACAGGTTTCTCAGAAGAAGTTGAAAGACCCATCGTCACTAAATAATCTCGAATGGCCCGTGTCTGCCAAGAAGCATCTGCAAGGAAAGCCTCTAAATCAGAGCCATAAAGGTCTTCAAAGAATTTTTTCATTTCCTGAACTTGAGGAGATTTTAATAGATTGGGAACAAAAGAAATCCGTTTCCCACTCATTTTAGGAAAATTGGTGGGCATTTTAGTTCCCGGTTGAAACTCTTCAGGACTTAAAATCCAATTTGCGATCCATTCATGACGCAGACGATCCTTCGCTAAGCCTAAATTTGGACCTAGTGTCGTGACCTGATTTTTTTGAGCCAATGGGTCCAAACTCACGGGATGACAAGACATGCACTTAAACATTTCAAAAAGTTTTCCTCCTGCTTCACGATCTCTCTGAAAATCTTTTCCCTGAGTTACTAAGGGAGATTCATAAGGATAAGGCGCATCTGAAGCGGATGAAAAATAATTTACCAAATGAATAGCATCTTCATCCGTTAAATTAAATCTGGGCATTCTAACCGTATACCAAGGTCTGATGGCAAATGGACTTTTCAAAAAGTTAAAGAGCCACTGAGGCTGAACCTTTGCTCCTTCTCCATTCAAATTGGGAGCAATTTCTGAACCTTTCCCCTCAATCGTATGGCATCCAATACAATTAAGATCTCTTACTAGATTCCTCCCTATTTCAATGTTTTTTTCTTTTTCAGTGAATGTTTTACGAGCCTCTAAAGGAATACTTTTTGCTTCTTCTGTAAAGCCTGTCAAAAGGGTTACAAGCGATGTCGCCTCTTCATCCGCCAAATGAAAATGAGGCATTTTTTGAGCAATTCTCTCCGTGGCATAGCTCTGAGGATTTTTAATTTTATTAAAGGTCCAGTCCCATAGCGTATGAGGAATATTTTCTGCATAACCAAAATAAAGAAGATCCAAATCCTTTGAACCGAAGGTGGTTAATTCTGCACCTACCCTGGGGCTATTTTCCATCCCTTGAATATCATGGCAACCAAAGCAGCCCAAAGTTCCAATCAGCTGTTTCCCTTTTTCGGCTGACTCTGGTTTCACGGGTTCATCAATGGAAACAAGATCCGATCCTTCACGTTTTAGGCTAGTTAAAAAACTCACCAAGTGAGCAATGTCTGTATCCGATAAACGCATGTTGGGCATTTTGCCATGAGGAAGATAATCGCGAGGGTTTTTCAACCAACGATAAAGCCACTCGGGTCGAACCTTACTGCCCACATTTGTCAAATTGGGTGCAAAGGTATTCCCTTCTTCTCCAATCGGGTGGCAAGCAATACAGGCCAATTCCGTAAAAAGCCTTTTGCCTTCTTCGGGGGTCCCTTTCTTTAAGGCTTCTTTTTCTTCATCCGTCATCGCTTGAGATTCATTCAAAGAAGATAAATAATGAGCCATCTCCTTGGCTTCTTCCTGGGTCACTCTGAATTGAGGCATACGCGTGCTTGGACTCCAGCCCTTAGGATTCATAATCCACTGCGTCATCCAAGGAATGGTTGTCTTTTGATGAATATGATTAAGCTCGGGGCCTACCTTCTTTGCATTTTCAAATCCAGGCGCCAAATGACATCCCACACATCCTAATTTTGTAAAAAGAATTTTCCCTTCAGTGGCACGGGGGGCCTCAGGAACCTGGACTGTTGAATGACATTTCTGACACGAGCTCTCGACTTTCTCACCTCTCAAAAGAGGCGTTCCCCAATGTGGAATCTCTCCATGAGCCGTTTGAACCGTTAAAGCTGGACCCTGCCCTCCATGGCAAATGGTGCAAGCAAACTTTTCTGGAGGATGATTTTTGAGTAAAACATCTAACTTTGGATGGGTTCGAAAAGGTTGAGGATATTTTTTAGCATCTTCAAAACCGGATCGATCAATCGCCAAATGACAGGTTTGACAGCGATCCACGCGATTCAAATTGTTAACGACAATTTGTTGTATCTTGGGACTTTTCTCTTTAATATCCGCAATCTTTTTCTGAAGACCTTCCCGTTTAGAAGTCATTTGAGCGATTTTAACTAGAGTCTCTGAGAGCTCTTCGTCATGCGATTTCACCTGACTCCAAAGCGGCGCCATCTGGGATTCAACTTCTTTAATTTTCAAAGAAAATTCGTCCAGTTTCTTTTGAAGTTTGTCTACTTGCTTTTTTCTTTTCTCAGCATCTGAAGATCGATCTATTTTAGCTTTCTCATACTTGTAATAGGCTGCATCATATTCACTTTTGGAAAATTGAGAAGCTCGAGAGAAATCCTGAAGTTTTAATTTTAACTGATCGAGATGTTCCTTTGCCTCATGATAAGCTCGAGCTTGGGAAGAATCCTGAGGGCCCTTTTCAAGGGTTTTTAACCCTTCTTGAAGAGTTTGATATTGTTTTTGAATGCGAGGAGAGTTAAATAATTTATTTTCCTCTTCATATTCTTTGTTTACTTTCTCTAATTCTAATTTGAAAAAGGCTTTTTGAAAATCCTTCCAGGGTCTTCGATGAAAAGTTTCATCCCATACTGCCCAAAGGGTCAAAATAATAAGCAGAATAACCGTGGCAAAAAAAGGAATTCGATAAGACTGTTCTTCCGTAGGTTTTTTCCGCCATGCCCCTAATTGTCCCAAAACCATAATGCATCCTTCTAAATATTAAACCAGGGCGTCACCCAAACATATTTGACATTGAATGCATAACGTAAAATCATTTTGATCGGTAAAGACATCATGGTAAATAAAAGAAGTGAAAATACGGCAAAGCGCATCCATCCCATATCTTTTAAAAATTCACTTTTTCTTACCTTTAAAATTAAATACCAAAGAAACCCAAGCCCATAATAAGTGCCGATGACAGCTGCCCCAAGAAGACTCGCGATGGTTTTAGACCGAATCTGAAGAAGATCTGAGAGATTAATATTGGTGGTTGCAACCACCTTGTGAGGGTCCCATTCTTGCCAGGGAAAGAAAAAATTCCACCCAGGACCACGGAAAAAGGTTCCAACAATAATCATTGAGACCCATAAAACAATAAAACCAAAACAGAAAATCAAAATGGCAATCTTTCTCTCTTTAATCGTGTAGTAACCATTTCCCAAGGGATTACGGTCCAAATAGGGAATCGCAATTAAGCCTATAATAATAATACTCGGTAAAACGACCCCTGCGATCCATGGATCAAAATAAACCAACATTTCCTGAAGACCTAAAAAATACCATGGAGCCTTGCTCGGATTGGGAGTTTTTGCAGGATTCGCTGCCTCTTCAAGAGGGGCATCAATCCCGAGAGACCAAAAAATTAAGATGAGAAGGATCACTAAGGAGGCTAAAAACTCAACTCTCACCAAATAAGGGAAAACATAAACTTTGTCGACTTCCTTTTTCGGATCAGGTTTCATACGATGACGATCATTCATAAAACCTTGCCACAGAGAAAGCCCTAAAAAGAAAAAAACCAAAAGCAGCATTCCTATAATAGGAACATTGTCAGGTTGAGTCAGAATATGTATAAAATGATTCATAGTTGTCACCATAAACGCGTCCACCCAAGTGGATGAAAATGGTCTGCAGTCAACGGTCGACAGTTTTAAAGGAATTATTTATTTTCTATAGACTGTTGACCGTTGACTGTGGACTTGTTTTTCATAGTTACTTACTGCTTTTCTAAAGGGGTCCAGAAATTCCACCATC from Chlamydiota bacterium includes the following:
- a CDS encoding cytochrome C, which encodes MNHFIHILTQPDNVPIIGMLLLVFFFLGLSLWQGFMNDRHRMKPDPKKEVDKVYVFPYLVRVEFLASLVILLILIFWSLGIDAPLEEAANPAKTPNPSKAPWYFLGLQEMLVYFDPWIAGVVLPSIIIIGLIAIPYLDRNPLGNGYYTIKERKIAILIFCFGFIVLWVSMIIVGTFFRGPGWNFFFPWQEWDPHKVVATTNINLSDLLQIRSKTIASLLGAAVIGTYYGLGFLWYLILKVRKSEFLKDMGWMRFAVFSLLLFTMMSLPIKMILRYAFNVKYVWVTPWFNI
- a CDS encoding c-type cytochrome is translated as MVLGQLGAWRKKPTEEQSYRIPFFATVILLIILTLWAVWDETFHRRPWKDFQKAFFKLELEKVNKEYEEENKLFNSPRIQKQYQTLQEGLKTLEKGPQDSSQARAYHEAKEHLDQLKLKLQDFSRASQFSKSEYDAAYYKYEKAKIDRSSDAEKRKKQVDKLQKKLDEFSLKIKEVESQMAPLWSQVKSHDEELSETLVKIAQMTSKREGLQKKIADIKEKSPKIQQIVVNNLNRVDRCQTCHLAIDRSGFEDAKKYPQPFRTHPKLDVLLKNHPPEKFACTICHGGQGPALTVQTAHGEIPHWGTPLLRGEKVESSCQKCHSTVQVPEAPRATEGKILFTKLGCVGCHLAPGFENAKKVGPELNHIHQKTTIPWMTQWIMNPKGWSPSTRMPQFRVTQEEAKEMAHYLSSLNESQAMTDEEKEALKKGTPEEGKRLFTELACIACHPIGEEGNTFAPNLTNVGSKVRPEWLYRWLKNPRDYLPHGKMPNMRLSDTDIAHLVSFLTSLKREGSDLVSIDEPVKPESAEKGKQLIGTLGCFGCHDIQGMENSPRVGAELTTFGSKDLDLLYFGYAENIPHTLWDWTFNKIKNPQSYATERIAQKMPHFHLADEEATSLVTLLTGFTEEAKSIPLEARKTFTEKEKNIEIGRNLVRDLNCIGCHTIEGKGSEIAPNLNGEGAKVQPQWLFNFLKSPFAIRPWYTVRMPRFNLTDEDAIHLVNYFSSASDAPYPYESPLVTQGKDFQRDREAGGKLFEMFKCMSCHPVSLDPLAQKNQVTTLGPNLGLAKDRLRHEWIANWILSPEEFQPGTKMPTNFPKMSGKRISFVPNLLKSPQVQEMKKFFEDLYGSDLEAFLADASWQTRAIRDYLVTMGLSTSSEKPVQSSQPAQALSESKSQTEEKSVSVPVQSESSSSLPNTAHPEEKKAEDKKVEEEW
- the ubiE gene encoding bifunctional demethylmenaquinone methyltransferase/2-methoxy-6-polyprenyl-1,4-benzoquinol methylase UbiE, encoding MNQNQEIGSMFSRIAKRYNLANDLLSLGIHRRWKKKALKILQYQRGEKLLDLCCGTGDFLKVQKSGIGIDLSFQMLREAQKRISNSLVCGDGENLPLKNHSIKKIIIGFGIRNIPHVPKALSEMYRVLTPGGRMVILEFSKPRRLFFSKIYFFYLNKILPRLGGWISHDSEAYHYLAKTVGAFPDGEEFLNLMRKEKFKNIKMERLHLGIASIYSGEK